A region of Streptomyces halobius DNA encodes the following proteins:
- the galE gene encoding UDP-glucose 4-epimerase GalE — protein sequence MSCKYLVTGGAGYVGSVVARHLLEAGHTVTVLDNLSTGFRAGVPAGAEFIEGDIRTVFDEERGSKWLDPSYDAVLHFAAFSQVGESVVKPEKYWDNNVGGTMALLAAMRAAGVRKLVFSSTAATYGEPVNTPITETDPTAPTSPYGASKLAVDHMIGGEAAAHGLAAVSLRYFNVAGAYGSHGERHDPESHLIPLVLQVAQGKRDAISVFGDDYPTPDGTCVRDYIHVADLAEAHLLALDAAVPGEHLICNLGNGNGFSVREVIETVRKVTGHPVPEVAAPRRGGDPAVLVASARTAIDRLGWRPSRADLAGIVADAWAFAQTGRTTQ from the coding sequence GTGTCGTGCAAGTACCTGGTGACGGGCGGGGCCGGTTACGTCGGCAGCGTGGTGGCCCGGCATCTGCTGGAGGCCGGTCACACGGTCACCGTCCTCGACAACCTCTCCACCGGCTTCCGGGCCGGGGTCCCCGCGGGCGCCGAGTTCATCGAGGGCGACATCCGTACCGTGTTCGATGAAGAGCGTGGCTCGAAATGGCTGGACCCCTCGTACGACGCGGTGCTGCACTTCGCCGCGTTCTCGCAGGTCGGCGAGTCCGTCGTCAAGCCCGAGAAGTACTGGGACAACAACGTCGGCGGCACCATGGCGCTGCTCGCCGCGATGCGCGCGGCGGGCGTCCGCAAACTCGTCTTCTCCTCCACCGCCGCGACCTACGGAGAACCGGTCAACACCCCGATCACCGAGACCGACCCGACCGCCCCCACCTCGCCCTACGGCGCCAGCAAGCTCGCCGTCGACCACATGATCGGCGGCGAGGCCGCCGCCCACGGCCTGGCCGCCGTCTCGCTCCGCTACTTCAACGTCGCCGGCGCCTACGGCAGCCACGGTGAGCGCCACGACCCCGAGTCGCACCTGATCCCGCTCGTCCTCCAGGTCGCCCAGGGCAAGCGCGACGCGATCTCCGTCTTCGGCGACGACTACCCGACGCCCGACGGCACCTGCGTCCGCGACTACATCCACGTCGCCGACCTCGCCGAGGCCCACCTCCTCGCCCTCGACGCGGCGGTCCCCGGCGAGCACCTGATCTGCAACCTCGGCAACGGCAACGGCTTCTCCGTCCGCGAGGTCATCGAGACGGTCCGCAAGGTCACCGGACACCCCGTCCCCGAGGTCGCCGCCCCGCGCCGTGGCGGCGACCCCGCCGTCCTGGTGGCCTCCGCCCGGACCGCCATCGACCGCCTCGGCTGGCGGCCCAGCCGCGCCGACCTCGCCGGAATCGTCGCCGACGCCTGGGCCTTCGCCCAGACGGGCCGGACCACGCAGTAG
- a CDS encoding SDR family NAD(P)-dependent oxidoreductase, producing MSQHETRPTRGGPFGKRFRGRTVLVTGAAAGIGAATADRLAAEGAGVLLLDIDDARGEHTARRLRAAGGRASYEHCDVAREDDWRRAVDAARQRYGPVDGLVSNAYLPYVAPADRTPLADWERQLAVNLTGSFLGVRAALDDLRERRGAVVLTSSVHALIGLPGRPAYAASKAGLTGLGRQLAVEYGPEVRVNCVLPGPVRTAAWDGIGEEERRASAEETAARRLGRPEEVAAATAFLLSPEASFVTGASLAVDGGWSVYKNSS from the coding sequence ATGAGCCAGCACGAGACGCGGCCGACGCGCGGTGGTCCGTTCGGCAAGCGCTTCCGGGGGCGGACGGTCCTGGTGACCGGTGCCGCCGCCGGGATCGGAGCGGCGACCGCCGACCGGCTGGCGGCCGAGGGCGCCGGTGTGCTGCTGCTGGACATCGACGACGCGCGCGGGGAACACACCGCGCGACGCCTCCGGGCGGCCGGCGGCCGGGCCTCGTACGAACACTGCGATGTGGCCCGCGAGGACGACTGGCGGCGGGCGGTCGACGCCGCCCGGCAGCGCTACGGGCCGGTCGACGGGCTGGTCAGCAACGCCTACCTGCCCTATGTCGCGCCCGCCGACCGCACCCCCCTCGCGGACTGGGAACGACAGCTCGCGGTCAACCTCACCGGCTCCTTCCTCGGCGTACGCGCCGCCCTGGACGATCTGCGGGAGCGGCGCGGCGCGGTGGTGCTGACCTCGTCCGTACATGCGCTGATCGGCCTGCCGGGGCGGCCCGCGTACGCCGCGTCCAAGGCCGGGCTGACCGGGCTCGGGCGTCAACTGGCCGTCGAATACGGGCCCGAGGTGCGGGTGAACTGCGTTCTGCCGGGACCGGTGCGCACCGCCGCCTGGGACGGGATCGGTGAGGAGGAGCGGCGGGCCAGCGCCGAGGAGACCGCGGCGCGGCGGCTGGGCCGGCCCGAGGAGGTCGCCGCCGCCACCGCCTTCCTGCTCTCCCCCGAGGCGTCGTTCGTCACCGGCGCGAGCCTGGCAGTGGACGGCGGCTGGAGCGTCTACAAGAACTCTTCGTGA
- a CDS encoding TetR family transcriptional regulator, with protein sequence MAIDGSNVNEQNGKTTSGASTRRTRRVRMTGAERREQLLDIGRTLFAERGFEGTSVEEIAAKAGVSKPVVYEHFGGKEGLYAVVVDREMRQLLDMVTGALTAGHPRELLEQAAFALLDYIETFTDGFRILVRDSPVAQSTGTFASLISDIATQVEDILGLEFKARGFDPKLAPLYAQALVGMVALTGQWWLDVRKPKKAEVAAHLVNLAWHGLDGLEAKPRLIGHRKS encoded by the coding sequence GTGGCGATCGACGGCAGCAACGTGAACGAGCAAAACGGCAAGACCACATCCGGCGCGAGCACCCGGCGGACCCGCCGGGTCCGGATGACCGGCGCGGAGCGCCGGGAGCAGTTGCTGGACATCGGTCGCACCCTCTTCGCCGAGCGGGGCTTCGAAGGCACGTCGGTGGAAGAGATCGCGGCCAAGGCCGGGGTGTCCAAGCCCGTCGTCTACGAGCACTTCGGCGGCAAGGAGGGCCTGTACGCGGTGGTCGTGGACCGCGAGATGCGGCAGCTGCTGGACATGGTGACCGGCGCACTGACCGCCGGCCACCCCCGCGAACTCCTCGAACAGGCGGCGTTCGCGCTCCTCGACTACATCGAGACCTTCACCGACGGCTTCCGTATCCTCGTCCGCGACTCCCCCGTCGCCCAGTCCACCGGCACCTTCGCCTCGCTGATCAGCGATATCGCCACGCAGGTGGAGGACATCCTGGGCCTGGAGTTCAAGGCCCGCGGCTTCGACCCGAAACTGGCCCCGCTGTATGCGCAGGCGCTGGTGGGGATGGTCGCGCTGACCGGCCAGTGGTGGCTGGACGTCCGCAAACCGAAGAAGGCCGAGGTCGCGGCCCACCTGGTGAACCTGGCCTGGCACGGCCTGGACGGGCTGGAGGCCAAGCCGAGGCTGATAGGGCACCGGAAGAGCTGA
- a CDS encoding MarR family winged helix-turn-helix transcriptional regulator produces MEDEVDRLVAAWRRERPDLDVEPLEVLSRVSRLARHLDRARRIAFAEVGLEPWEFDVLTALRRAGAPYQLSPGQLLTQTLVTSGTMTNRIDRLAKKNLVERLPDPSDRRGVLVRLTSEGRDKADQSLAGLLAQERAILSELTRQQRAELAGLLRRLTGPFDNVPG; encoded by the coding sequence ATGGAGGACGAGGTCGACCGATTGGTCGCAGCATGGCGCCGGGAGCGCCCGGACCTCGACGTGGAACCGCTTGAGGTCCTCAGCCGCGTCTCCAGGCTTGCCAGACACCTCGACCGTGCCCGTCGTATCGCCTTCGCCGAGGTGGGTCTGGAGCCCTGGGAGTTCGACGTACTGACGGCGCTGCGGCGCGCCGGGGCCCCGTATCAGCTCTCCCCCGGCCAACTGCTGACACAGACGCTGGTCACGTCCGGGACGATGACCAACCGCATCGACCGGCTGGCCAAGAAGAACCTCGTCGAGCGGCTTCCCGACCCCAGCGACCGGCGCGGTGTGCTGGTCAGGCTGACCTCCGAGGGACGCGACAAGGCCGACCAGTCGCTGGCCGGCCTGCTGGCGCAGGAGCGCGCGATCCTCTCCGAGCTGACCCGTCAGCAGCGCGCCGAACTGGCCGGTCTGCTGCGGCGGTTGACGGGTCCGTTCGACAACGTTCCGGGCTGA
- a CDS encoding trans-aconitate 2-methyltransferase produces MHDAPTWDPQQYLRHAGHRTRPFHDLLTRINELPPQQGPARIADLGCGPGNVTALLAERWPDAHITGYDNSLEMLKEAELYAGPTKGGGHLDFSVADAADWAPDEPHDLIVSNAALQWVPGHADSFARWIESLKPGGTFAFQVPGNFTSPSHALLGELCDAPPWRDRLKTHGRRFVHILGPADYLERLADLGCETDVWETTYVQLLHGDDPVLDWVKGTALRPVLTALEDDPAARDAFLTEFRDLLRKAYPTGRHGTVFPFRRIFAVARKPETADS; encoded by the coding sequence ATGCACGACGCACCAACCTGGGATCCGCAGCAGTATCTGCGCCATGCCGGACATCGGACGCGTCCCTTCCATGACCTGCTCACCCGCATAAACGAACTCCCGCCGCAGCAGGGCCCCGCCCGCATCGCCGACCTCGGCTGCGGCCCCGGAAATGTCACCGCCCTGCTCGCCGAACGCTGGCCCGACGCGCATATCACCGGCTACGACAACTCGTTGGAGATGCTCAAGGAAGCCGAGCTCTACGCCGGCCCCACCAAAGGCGGCGGCCACCTCGACTTCAGTGTCGCGGACGCCGCCGACTGGGCGCCCGACGAACCGCACGACCTGATCGTCTCCAACGCCGCACTGCAATGGGTCCCCGGCCATGCCGACTCCTTCGCCCGCTGGATCGAGTCCCTCAAACCCGGCGGCACCTTCGCCTTCCAGGTCCCGGGCAACTTCACCTCGCCCAGCCACGCCCTCCTCGGCGAGCTGTGCGACGCCCCGCCCTGGCGCGACCGCCTCAAAACCCACGGCCGCCGCTTCGTCCATATCCTCGGACCCGCCGACTATCTGGAACGCCTCGCCGACCTCGGCTGCGAGACGGACGTGTGGGAGACCACCTACGTCCAGCTCCTCCATGGCGACGACCCCGTCCTGGACTGGGTCAAGGGCACCGCCCTGCGCCCCGTCCTGACCGCCCTGGAGGACGACCCGGCCGCCCGCGACGCCTTCCTCACCGAATTCCGCGATCTGCTGCGCAAGGCATATCCCACCGGGCGGCACGGCACGGTCTTCCCGTTCCGCCGCATCTTCGCCGTGGCCCGCAAACCGGAAACGGCTGATTCCTGA
- a CDS encoding response regulator transcription factor codes for MQRIRVLVVDDHRIFAESLAAALAAEQDVDVAAAGSAAAALRNLERAAADGRRFDVLLADADLAAPLTAVPAQPSARDAGPRDAAPRGGPLDGIALVSTLRSGHPYLRTVVLAERDDPRRAAAALQAGASGWVAKDCSLSRLLAVIRGVLRDETHLPPALLTGVLRELTAARKHRTESERLVESLTPREREVLRCMVAGLGRKAVAERLFLSPHTVRTHMQNVLGKLGVHSTLAAVALARRAGVGPVEIEPAAAASVPG; via the coding sequence GTGCAACGCATCCGGGTTCTGGTGGTCGACGACCACCGCATCTTCGCCGAATCCCTGGCAGCCGCGCTCGCCGCGGAGCAGGACGTGGACGTGGCGGCGGCGGGCAGTGCCGCCGCGGCGCTGCGCAATCTGGAGCGGGCGGCCGCCGACGGCCGCCGCTTCGACGTGCTGCTGGCCGACGCCGATCTCGCCGCCCCGCTGACCGCGGTGCCCGCGCAGCCGTCCGCCCGCGACGCCGGGCCACGCGACGCCGCGCCACGCGGCGGCCCGCTCGACGGCATCGCGCTGGTCTCCACGCTGCGTTCCGGCCATCCGTATCTGCGCACGGTCGTCCTCGCCGAGCGCGACGACCCGCGCCGCGCCGCCGCCGCGCTCCAGGCCGGCGCCTCCGGCTGGGTCGCCAAGGACTGCTCCCTCTCCCGGCTGCTCGCCGTCATCCGGGGGGTGCTGCGCGACGAGACGCATCTGCCGCCGGCGCTGCTGACCGGTGTCCTGCGGGAGCTGACGGCGGCCCGCAAGCACCGTACGGAGAGCGAGCGGCTGGTGGAGTCGCTGACGCCGCGTGAGCGCGAGGTGCTGCGCTGCATGGTGGCGGGGCTGGGCCGCAAGGCGGTCGCCGAGCGGCTGTTCCTCTCCCCGCACACCGTCCGTACGCATATGCAGAATGTGCTCGGCAAGCTGGGCGTGCACTCCACACTCGCGGCGGTGGCACTGGCCCGGCGGGCAGGGGTGGGCCCGGTCGAGATCGAGCCGGCGGCAGCGGCGTCGGTGCCGGGATGA
- a CDS encoding beta-galactosidase: MGIRFGGDYNPEQWPEEVWAEDLKLMKAAHVTMVTAGIFSWAKVEPGPGEWDFGWFDRVLDGLAGAGIAVCLATMTASPPPWLSRAHPEILPEGPDGQRRWPGGRQHYCPSSPVYRAHAVRLVEQLATRYAGHPALAMWHVGNEYGCHTRQCFCDVSAQDFRRWLRERYETVGALNDAWSTAFWSQTYGDFDEVLPPRAAPTFPNPAQQLDYLRFGDDALRACYLAEKAVLERLTPGVPITTNLMPQHKPVDAFAWSAHMDAMALDFYQDPYTPDDHIRAGYVFDLMRSARSGQPWLLLEQAPSAVNWRPRNGPKPPGAMRLWSWQAVAQGADAVLFFQWRQSLGGAEKFHSAMLPHGGTQTRIFREVAALGREFSSLPEIAGTRSRADVALLADWHSWWALELDSKPSTALDHSRIALDHYRPLFEAGVPCAVLPPQRELSGHRLVIAPNLYLLTARDAERLAAYVWGGGQLVVSFFSGIVDEHDRVHPGGYPAPLRELLGLRVAEFWPLDAGRSVTVGGGRYTGRADLWSEEIDLEGAEAPAHFTDGDLVGRPAVTRHTYGKGTAWYLGTRLEPALMRALLDDVRAAAGVTPVLPGLPAGVQAAVREGPGGRYLFLLNHGATAVQVELPGRMRDVLGAEDGVGADGETPRVGTGEVVERVTLAARGVAVLTEA; the protein is encoded by the coding sequence ATGGGCATCCGATTCGGCGGCGACTACAACCCCGAGCAGTGGCCCGAGGAGGTGTGGGCCGAGGACCTGAAGCTGATGAAGGCGGCGCATGTCACCATGGTCACCGCCGGGATCTTCTCCTGGGCGAAGGTCGAGCCTGGGCCCGGGGAGTGGGACTTCGGCTGGTTCGACCGGGTGCTGGACGGACTGGCCGGCGCCGGCATCGCGGTCTGTCTGGCGACGATGACCGCCTCACCGCCGCCCTGGCTCTCCCGCGCGCACCCCGAGATCCTGCCCGAGGGCCCCGACGGACAGCGCCGCTGGCCCGGAGGCCGGCAGCACTACTGCCCCTCCAGCCCCGTCTACCGCGCCCACGCCGTCCGTCTCGTCGAACAGCTCGCCACCCGTTACGCGGGCCATCCCGCGCTGGCGATGTGGCACGTGGGAAACGAGTACGGCTGCCACACCCGGCAGTGCTTCTGCGACGTCTCCGCCCAGGACTTCCGGCGCTGGCTGCGCGAGCGCTACGAGACCGTCGGCGCGCTCAACGACGCCTGGTCGACGGCCTTCTGGTCGCAGACGTACGGCGACTTTGACGAGGTGCTGCCGCCACGCGCCGCGCCCACCTTCCCCAACCCCGCGCAGCAGCTGGACTATCTGCGTTTCGGCGACGACGCGCTACGCGCCTGCTATCTCGCCGAGAAGGCAGTGCTGGAGCGCCTCACACCCGGTGTGCCCATCACCACCAATCTGATGCCGCAGCACAAGCCCGTTGACGCGTTCGCCTGGTCCGCGCACATGGACGCCATGGCGCTGGACTTCTACCAGGACCCCTACACGCCCGACGACCACATCCGGGCCGGATACGTCTTCGACCTGATGCGTTCGGCGCGCTCCGGGCAGCCCTGGCTGCTGCTGGAACAGGCGCCGAGCGCCGTCAACTGGCGGCCCCGCAACGGCCCCAAACCGCCGGGAGCGATGCGGCTGTGGAGTTGGCAGGCGGTCGCCCAGGGCGCGGACGCGGTGCTGTTCTTCCAGTGGCGGCAGTCGCTGGGCGGCGCGGAGAAATTCCACTCGGCGATGCTGCCGCACGGCGGGACACAGACCCGCATCTTCCGCGAAGTCGCCGCCCTGGGACGGGAGTTCTCCTCCCTTCCGGAAATCGCCGGAACGCGGTCGCGGGCCGATGTGGCGCTGCTGGCGGACTGGCACAGCTGGTGGGCGCTGGAACTGGACTCCAAACCGTCGACCGCGCTGGACCACTCGCGGATCGCGCTCGACCACTACCGGCCGCTCTTCGAGGCGGGCGTCCCCTGTGCCGTACTGCCCCCACAGCGCGAACTGTCCGGCCACCGCCTCGTCATCGCCCCCAACCTCTATCTGCTCACCGCGCGCGACGCGGAGCGGCTCGCGGCCTATGTGTGGGGCGGCGGGCAGCTGGTGGTGTCGTTCTTCTCCGGGATCGTCGACGAGCACGACCGGGTGCACCCCGGCGGCTATCCGGCCCCGCTGCGCGAGCTGCTGGGGCTGCGGGTGGCGGAGTTCTGGCCGCTGGACGCGGGCCGGTCGGTGACGGTGGGCGGCGGCCGCTATACCGGGCGGGCGGACCTGTGGTCGGAGGAGATCGACCTCGAAGGGGCCGAGGCGCCGGCGCACTTCACCGACGGGGACCTCGTCGGCCGGCCCGCCGTGACCCGGCACACTTACGGGAAGGGCACCGCCTGGTACCTCGGCACCCGGCTCGAACCGGCCCTGATGCGGGCCCTGTTGGACGACGTACGGGCGGCGGCGGGCGTGACACCGGTCCTGCCGGGCCTGCCGGCGGGCGTCCAGGCCGCTGTACGGGAGGGGCCCGGGGGGCGGTATCTCTTCCTGCTCAACCACGGGGCGACAGCTGTGCAGGTGGAGCTGCCGGGGCGGATGCGGGATGTGCTGGGGGCGGAGGACGGGGTGGGCGCGGACGGGGAGACGCCCCGGGTCGGTACCGGGGAGGTCGTCGAGCGGGTCACGTTGGCCGCGCGGGGCGTGGCCGTACTGACGGAGGCATGA
- the galK gene encoding galactokinase yields the protein MTDTEHGAPRTAAAFREVYGAEPTGIWAAPGRVNLIGEHTDYNDGFVMPLALPHTTLAAASARTDGVLRLHSGGAAGGIVELRVDDLRPVAPARWAAYPAGVVWAMREVGLPVGGADLHYDSTVPTGAGLSSSAALEVVTALALDALYALGRTPQELARLTQRAENAFVGVPVGIMDQTAAACCTEGHALFLDTRDLSHRQVPFDLPGEGLRLLVVDTRVKHELGDGAYAERRAGCERGARALGVRALRDISLAHLPEALNKLAGDAVVQSLVRHIVTENHRVEEVIAHLDAGRTRAIGPLLTAGHASLRDDFAVSCAELDLAVDTANAAGAVGARMTGGGFGGSAIVLVEEADAQTVSTAITEDFAAAGHLTPRVFTAVPSAGARRVR from the coding sequence GTGACGGACACGGAGCACGGCGCACCCCGGACGGCCGCGGCCTTCCGCGAGGTGTACGGGGCGGAACCCACCGGGATCTGGGCGGCGCCGGGCCGGGTCAACCTGATCGGGGAACACACCGATTACAACGACGGCTTCGTGATGCCGCTGGCCCTCCCGCACACCACCCTCGCCGCCGCCTCGGCCCGCACCGACGGCGTGCTGCGCCTGCACTCGGGCGGCGCCGCGGGCGGCATCGTGGAGCTCCGCGTCGACGACCTGCGTCCCGTCGCCCCCGCCCGCTGGGCGGCCTACCCGGCAGGCGTCGTCTGGGCGATGCGGGAGGTCGGCCTGCCGGTGGGCGGCGCGGATCTGCACTACGACAGCACGGTGCCCACCGGCGCCGGACTCTCCTCCTCCGCCGCCCTGGAAGTCGTCACCGCGCTCGCCCTCGACGCCCTCTACGCACTCGGCCGCACCCCCCAGGAACTCGCCCGGCTCACCCAGCGCGCCGAGAACGCGTTCGTCGGCGTGCCCGTCGGCATCATGGACCAGACCGCGGCCGCCTGCTGCACCGAGGGCCATGCCCTGTTCCTGGACACCCGGGACCTCTCGCACCGTCAAGTTCCGTTCGATTTGCCGGGGGAGGGGCTGCGGCTCCTCGTCGTCGACACCCGGGTGAAGCATGAACTCGGGGACGGCGCATACGCGGAGCGGCGCGCCGGATGCGAGCGTGGCGCGCGGGCGCTCGGAGTGCGCGCCCTGCGCGACATTTCCCTCGCGCATCTGCCCGAAGCTTTGAACAAGTTGGCCGGCGACGCGGTCGTCCAGAGCCTCGTACGCCACATCGTCACCGAGAACCACCGCGTCGAAGAGGTCATCGCCCACCTCGACGCCGGCCGGACCCGTGCCATCGGCCCGCTGCTGACCGCCGGACACGCCTCGCTCCGCGACGACTTCGCCGTCTCCTGCGCCGAACTGGATCTCGCCGTCGACACGGCGAACGCGGCGGGCGCCGTCGGAGCCCGGATGACCGGCGGCGGCTTCGGCGGCTCCGCGATCGTACTCGTCGAGGAGGCCGACGCACAGACCGTCAGCACAGCGATCACCGAAGACTTCGCGGCCGCCGGACACCTCACCCCACGGGTCTTCACCGCCGTACCCAGCGCCGGAGCACGCCGCGTGCGGTAG
- a CDS encoding acyl-CoA desaturase: MTAGPEAEESPIPADSSASPLPSATLGADKKRSLEQITLLLFITVPFVALLASVPLAWGWGVSWLDLGLLVVMYYIGCHGITIGFHRYFTHGAFKAKRPLRIALAVMGSMAVEGPLVRWVADHRKHHKFSDAEGDPHSPWRYGETVPALLKGLWWAHVGWMFDAEQTPQHKYAPDLIKDAAVRRVSRQFVLWTTVSLLIPPLVGGLATWSWQGALTAFFWGSLVRVALLHHVTWSINSICHAVGKRPFKSRDRSGNVWWLAVLSCGESWHNLHHADPTCARHGVLRGQLDSSARLIRWFEKAGWVYDVRWPNASRLDARRKDGVARREERTSQAA; this comes from the coding sequence ATGACCGCTGGTCCAGAAGCCGAAGAGTCACCGATTCCCGCCGATTCGTCTGCCTCGCCCCTGCCCTCCGCGACACTGGGCGCCGACAAGAAGCGTTCGCTGGAGCAGATCACACTGCTGCTGTTCATCACCGTGCCGTTCGTGGCGCTGCTGGCGTCGGTGCCGCTGGCCTGGGGGTGGGGGGTGAGCTGGCTGGATCTGGGGCTGTTGGTGGTGATGTATTACATCGGCTGCCATGGCATCACGATCGGATTCCACCGGTATTTCACCCATGGGGCGTTCAAGGCGAAACGTCCGTTGCGTATCGCTCTGGCCGTGATGGGGTCGATGGCGGTGGAGGGCCCGCTGGTGCGCTGGGTCGCCGACCACCGCAAGCACCACAAGTTCTCCGACGCCGAGGGTGACCCGCACTCACCCTGGCGGTACGGCGAGACGGTCCCGGCCCTGCTCAAGGGCCTGTGGTGGGCGCATGTGGGCTGGATGTTCGACGCGGAGCAGACGCCGCAGCACAAGTACGCACCGGATCTGATCAAGGACGCGGCCGTCCGTCGGGTCTCCCGCCAGTTCGTCCTGTGGACCACCGTCTCGCTGCTGATTCCGCCACTGGTGGGCGGTCTGGCGACCTGGTCCTGGCAGGGCGCCCTGACCGCGTTCTTCTGGGGCTCGCTGGTGCGTGTGGCGCTGCTGCACCACGTCACCTGGTCGATCAACTCCATCTGCCACGCCGTGGGCAAGCGCCCGTTCAAGTCCCGCGACCGCTCCGGGAACGTGTGGTGGCTGGCCGTACTGTCCTGCGGCGAGTCGTGGCACAACCTGCATCACGCGGACCCGACGTGCGCCCGGCACGGTGTGCTGCGCGGGCAGCTGGACTCCAGCGCCCGGCTGATCCGCTGGTTCGAGAAGGCGGGCTGGGTGTACGACGTGCGCTGGCCGAACGCCTCGCGCCTCGACGCGCGGCGCAAGGACGGAGTCGCCCGGCGCGAGGAGAGGACCTCCCAGGCGGCATGA